The genomic region GCTGTCTTTGACTTGCGGAGTAGCTTGATCGGCAGCCGGCAGGGCGAACGCAGTGCTGGCCAGCATCGAGAGGGTAAGGCTAAGCAGTAATTGGCGTTTCATGATGGGTTGCTCCTTGGGAGGGCGATAAAGTGGGTACGAGGGCAATGCTACTCTCGATAAGTCGATATAAAAGTTCATAAACGCAATGGTAATAATCAACAGAATTGATTGTTCTGCCGGGATGCTCTAGATCGGGCCTTTGCGGGCGACGGTTTTGCACCGGGGTGGGTATTTTCGACTCACTCGCGCCTCGCAAAAGTGCGGGTCGTGGTAACACCGTTCGACTGATCGGTCAGATTTCGCGCGGCTTTTTGCGCGGTAATTGGCCTTTCGATTAAACCTGCGGCTGGTTTGCCAGTCGTAGATTTCATGAGGGCCGCTTTGGCCCGCCGTTTCAGCCGTGCGCCGCAGTCTTTGCGTGCGGTCGTGATCAGGAGCTTTGTGCATGACGCGCACTGGAAAAATCTTCAGCTGGACCTTCGTCATCCTCGTGCTGCTACTGGCTGTGCTGGTATTGATCATCGTGTTCTTCGACTGGAACCGGATCAAACCGCCGCTCAACGCCAAAGTCTCGGAAGAACTGCACCGACCGTTTGCCATCAATGGCAACCTCGCGGTGATCTGGCAGCGCGAGCCGGACGAGGGTGGCTGGCGTGCGTGGGTGCCGTGGCCGCATGTGGTCGCTGAGGATTTGAGCCTGGGCAACCCGGACTGGTCGAAAAAACCGCAGATGGTCACGCTCAAGCGTGTCGAACTGCGTATCTCGCCGCTGGCGTTGTTGGCGCAACGGGTAGTGATTCCGCGCATCGACCTGACCGAACCCAATGCCGAGCTGCAGCGTCTGGCCGATGGCCGCGCCAACTGGACGTTCAAGTTCGACCCGAAAGATCCGAACGCTGAGCCGTCGAATTGGGTCGTCGACATCGGCGCCATCGGTTTCGACAAGGGCCACGTCACCCTCGACGACCAGACGCTCAAAACCAATCTTGATGTGCTGATCGATCCGCTGGGCAAGCCGATTCCCTACAGCGATATCGTTGGTGCGAAAGCGGCGAAAACCGCGCAGGACAAGGGCGGCGCACCGCAGGATTATGCGTTTGCCTTGAAGGTCAAAGGTCAATACCACGGCGAGAAACTCAGCGGGCAGGGCAAGATCGGCGGTCTGCTCGCCTTGCAGGACGCGAGCAAGCCCTTCCCGTTGCAGGCGCAGGCGAAGATCGGCGACACCAGCATCGAACTCGCCGGCACGCTGACCGATCCGCTCAACCTCGGCGCCCTCGATCTGCGTCTGAAACTGGCCGGTGCCAGCCTCGGCAATCTTTATCCACTGACCGGCGTGACCCTGCCGGACACGCCGCCGTATGCCACCGACGGCCATTTGATCGCCAAGTTGCATGATGAGGGCGGGGCGAAATTCACCTATGAGCAATTCAACGGCAAGATCGGCAGCAGTGACATCCATGGCGACCTGACCTACGTCGCCAGCCAGCCACGGCCGAAACTCAGCGGCGCATTGCTCTCCAATCAACTGCTGTTCGCTGACCTCGCACCCCTGATCGGCGCCGATTCCAATGACAAGCAAAAGGCCCGCGGTGGCGATAGCAAACAACCGGCGGACAAGGTGCTGCCGGTAGAAGAGTTCAAGACTGATCGCTGGCGCGCGATGGACGCTGATGTCGAATTCACCGGCAAGCGCATCGTCCATAGCGAAAAACTACCGTTCAACGACCTCTATACCCACCTGAAACTCAACGACGGCGAACTGAGCCTGGAGCCGCTGCGCTTCGGCGTCGCTGGTGGCAATCTCGATGCACAGATTCGCCTCAACGGTCGCACCGAACCGCTCGAGGGCCGGGCGAAACTGACCGCTCGCAGGTTCAAGCTCAAGGAACTGTTCCCTACCTTCGAACCGATGAAAACCAGCTTCGGTGAGCTCAACGGCGACGCCGACATCAGCGGGCGCGGCAACTCGGTGGCCAAGCTGCTGGGCGGCGCCAACGGCAAATTGAAGATGCTGATCAACGATGGCGCGATCAGTCGTGAGCTGATGGAACTGGCCGGGCTCAACGTCGGTAACTATGTGGTCGGCAAGATCTTTGGCGACAAGGAAGTGAAGATCAACTGCGCAGCGGCGGACTTCGACATCAAGACCGGTCTGGCCACCACGCAGTTGTTTGTCTTCGATACCGAGAACGCGATCATCTATATCGACGGCACCGCGAACATGGCCACCGAGCAACTGGATCTGACGGTGACGCCGGAATCCAAGGGCTGGCGTTTGATTTCCCTGCGTTCGCCGCTGTATGTGCGGGGCAAGTTCATCAAGCCGGATGCGGGCGTGAAGGCCGTGCCGCTGCTGCTGCGCGGGGCGGGGATGGTTGCTCTAGGTGTGATTGCAGCGCCGGCGGCGGGGCTTTTGGCGCTGGTGGCGCCGAGTGGTGGTGAGCCGAATCAGTGTGCGCCATTGCTGGAACAGATGAAGGCGGGCAAGGCGCCGGTTACCGTCAAACCTACCAAATAGTTGGTGCCCGCAAGGGCCCCTTCGCGAGCAGGCTCGCTCCCACAGGGGACCGCATTCCTTCATGTGGATGCGGTCGAATGTGGGAGCGAGCCTGCTCGCGAAGGCGGTTAAGAGGGTTTAGAGGTCGTTCAGGATGTCGGCCATGTCATCGGCATGCTCTTCTTCCTGCGCCAGGATATCTTCGAAGATACGCCGCGTAGTCGGGTCTTTCTCGCCGATGTACTGGATGATTTCGCGGTAGCTGTCGATGGCGATCCGCTCGGCCACCAAGTCTTCGTAAACCATTTCTTTCAGGGTTTCCCCGGCCACGTATTGCGCGTGGGACATCTTCGACAGCATGTCGGGGTTGAACTCCGGCTCGCCGCCCAATTGCACAATGCGCTCGGCCAGGCGGTCGGCGTGCTGGGCTTCCTGGGTGGCGTGCTCGAGAAACTCTTCGGCGGCCACATGGGCTTTCACGCCATTGGCCATGAAGTAGTGGCGCTTGTAACGCAATACGCAGACCAGTTCGGTGGCCAGCGATTCATTGAGCAAGCGCAGCACCTCTTCACGGTCGGCACTGTAGCCCTCGGTGACGGCGCCGTTCTCGACGTGTTGGCGCGCGCGGTCGCGCAGTGTTTGAACATCTGACAGATGCAGGTCGTCGCTCATTTCGATCTCCTGGAGGCTAATCCGATGGGCGCCACGTTCTGCGGACGCGGTCGCTACCTAAGCTGTGAGTCATGAGCGTTGCAAAAAGTTTTATCGGTTTACGCAACCCCTGTAGGAGCTGCCGAAGGCTGCGATCTTGGCGCCAGCCCGGACAAAACTGCCTCCCCCCGCAACCAGGCAAAAAACGCCCGCACCGGCGGATGCCGCTCGCGCCCCGGCACGCACAACGCGCTGTACCCGGCGCCATCGACTTGAACCTCACCCTTGTACGGCAGCAGCAAACCGCTGGTGACGCTCTCCGACACCAGAATATTGCTCGCCAGCACCAGCCCTTGTCCGGCGATTGCTGCTTGCAGGGCGTAGTGCTCCTCATCGTATTCGCGGACTGCCGGTTGCTGGTTCAACCAGTTTTCGCCGGCCTTCGCACACCATGCCTCCCAGCCATGGGCATACAGTTTCGAGTTGTGCCAGCGCACGCTGATCAACGTCGGCGTGCGCCGCGCGGCCAGTGCCACTTGCTCGGGCGAGCCGTACACGCCGAACGACTCATCGAACAGGCACAGGCCATAGAGGTTCGGATAATCGTCGAGGCTATAACGCAAAACCAGATCGACACTGGCGTCCTGATGCAGATCGATGACTTCGCAGTGGGTGTCGAGGCGCACGTTGATGTTTGGATGCTGCGCATAAAAACGCCCGAGGCGCGGTACCAGCCACAGCGCCGCGAAGGCGGCGGTGGTCGATAGCGTCAGCGTGCTGGCGTTGCGCTGCGGGCGCAGGGTGTCGACGCTTTGCGCCACCTCCAGTAAGGCACCGTGCAGGCTGCGAAACAGGCGCTCGCCGCCTTCGGTCAGGCGCACTTGGCGTGGCAGGCGCTCGAACAACGCGACGCCGAGCCAGTCTTCCAGCGAACGGATCTGATGCGATATTGCCGTAGGCGTGACCGACAGCTCTTCGGCGGCAGCCTTGAAGCTCAGCAATCGTGATGCCGATTCAAAGGCGCGCAGGGCGGTCAGCGGTAGCGAGGCGAACATTTAAAACTCCAAGGATGAAATGAATTCATCCCGACTGATTTTTGCTCATTTGAGACCTGGGCGTGACGCCTGCAATCTGAGGCGACACAGCCATCAAAGTCTAGCCTCAAGGAGTTTCAGATGAGCAAAATTCTTGCGATCCATGCCAGCCCGCGTGGTGACCGCTCTCACTCGCGGCGCCTGGCGGAACATTTTCTCAGTGCCTGGCAGGTGCGTCATCCGCAGGCGCAGCTGACTCGCCGTGAGGTCGGCCGGGCGCTGATTCCGGCGGTAAACGAAGCCTTTGTCGCTGCCGCTTTTTATCCGGAACCTGAAGCGCGTCCGTTGTCGATGCAGGCGGATCTGGCATTGAGCGATCAACTGGTCGGCGAGTTGTTCGAGCATGACCTGCTGCTGATTTCCACACCGATGTACAACTTCAGTGTCCCCAGCGGCCTAAAGGCCTGGGTCGATCAGATCGTGCGTCTGGGCCTGACCTTCGATCACACGCTGGACAACGGTGTCGCCCAGTACACGCCTTTGTTGCAGGGCAAGAAAGCCTTGATCGTCACCAGTCGCGGCGGTTTTGGCTTCGGTCCGGGCGGTGAACTGGAAGCTTTGAACCACGCCGATCCATGGTTGCGCACGGCGCTGGGTTTCATCGGCATCAACGACGTCACGGTGGTCGCGGCCGAGGGCGAAGAGTCCGCCGAACGCACCTTTGCGGTGTCGGTGGCCGAGACCGAGCAGCGTTTGCTCGACCTCGCCCGGGTGTTTTAGGTGGCCTGGCTGTTCCTGCTGATCGCCGCCGGGTTTGAAGTGACCTTCGCCATGGGCATGAAGTACGCCGAGGGCTTTACCCGGCTCTGGCCTTCTGTGATTACGGTGATTGCAGCGGTTGGCGGGATCTACTTCCTGACACTGGCGATGCGCGAGTTGCCGGTGAGCATCGCCTACCCGATCTGGACCGCGATCGGCTCACTGGGCACGGTGTTCCTCGGTTTCGCCTTGCTCGGCGAGAGCCTGACGCTGGTCAAACTGCTGTCAGTCGGGCTGATTGTGGCGGGGGTGGTGGGCCTGAAGTAGGCTGGTGGTTGAGTTGTCATCATCAGGGAGGATGCTTGGCGGGCGTTTTGCACACCTTGCATCCACTCACCGACCACAAGGATGTTTGCCCATGTCGACGCGTTATCCACTGGTGCTGGTGCCCGGCATGCTCGGGTTTATCCGGCTGGTCCTCTATCCGTACTGGTACGGCATCATCAAGGCGTTGCGCCGTGGTGGTGCGACGGTGATCGCGGTGCAGGTGTCGCCGCTTAACTCCACAGAGGTGCGCGGCGAGCAATTGCTGGCGCAGATTGATGAGATCTTGCGCGAGACCGGGGCGCAAAAGGTCAACCTGTTCGGCCACAGTCAGGGCTCGCTGACGGCGCGCTATGCGGCGGCGAAACGGCCGGATCTGGTGGCTTCGGTGACATCGGTGGCCGGGCCGAATCATGGCTCGGAGCTGGCTGACTATCTGCAGAAACACTACCCGGCGGACAGCGCCAAGGGGCGGCTGCTGGAAGCGTTGCTGCGTTTTGTCGGCTGGCTGATGGCGCTGCTGGAAACCGGTTACCACGGGCCGAAACTGCCGGTGGATATTCACGCCTCGCACCAATCGCTGACCACTGAGGGCGTGGCGCTGTTCAATCAGCGTTATCCACAGGGCTTGCCCGAGATGTGGGGCGGGCACGGGCCGGAAGAGGTCAACGGCGTGCGCTATTACTCGTGGTCGGGGACGTTGCAGCCGGGCAAGACCGATCGTGGCGGCAATCTGTTTGACGGGACGAATCGAAGTTGCCGCTTGTTTGCGAAAACCTTCGTGCGCGAGCCGGGGCAGTGCGACGGGATGGTCGGACGGTACAGCTCGCATCTGGGCACGGTGATTGGCGATGACTATCCATTGGATCACTTCGACATTGTTAACCAGTCGCTGGGGCTGGTCGGCAAAGGTGCGGATCCGGTGCGGCTGTTTGTCGAGCATGCGGCGCGGCTTGAGGCTGCCGGGGTTTAACAGTCAGACCGCGTTATCGTTCTTCGTCGGAACGCCGCCCGGAGACAGGCTCGCTCCCACAAATGACCGCATTCCTTCAGTTGAAATGCAATCCAATGTGGGAGCGAGCCTGCTCGCGAAGAGGCCCTATCAGGCGACGCTTAATTTGCGGCCCAACACGGTGGTCCAGCGCTCGGAAAGAATCACCCCACCCAAGGTCAACAATCCCCCGACCAAGTGATACATCGCCAACTGCTCCTTCAACACCACCGCCGCAATCAGCGCGGTAATCAACGGCAGCAAGTTAAAGAACAACGTCGTGCGGCTCGGCCCCAGACGCTGCACAGCCTGCATCCACGCCAGCGGCGCGAGCATCGACGCCAGCAGACACGCATACAGCACCAGTGGAATGTTCTGCAGAGTCAGCCCGGTCTTCGGCGAAGCGGCATACAGCGGAAACAACACGACAATCGCCACCAGCACCTGCAGATACAGCAACACCAGCGGCGGCAGGCGCAGCTGCCATTTTTTCAGCAGGGTGCTGTAAATCGCATAGGCCAGGGTCGCGATCAACATCATCGCATCACCCATGTTCACACCGTGCTGCAGCAACGCGCCGAGGCTGCCGGACGACACCACCACCAGCACACCGGCAAACGACAACACGGCACCGACCAGCGCGCCGGCGGTCAGGCGCTGCCCGAGGCTGATGATCGCCATGGCCAGCGACATCAACGGCATCAGCGACAGGATGATGCCCATGTTGGTCGCCGTGGTCAGAGTTGCGGCGAAGTAGGCGAGGCTTTGATAGACCGCCATGCCGAGTACGCCGAGGACGAAAATCCTGCCCAGGTTCGGGCGGATCTGCGGCCAGTGCGCGATCACCGCTTTGAGCATGAACGGGGTGAACAGCAAACCGGCGAGCAGCCAGCGGTAGAAACCGATCTCGGCCGGGAAAATCGCCCCGACCGCGAGTTTGTTGATCACGGTATTGCCGGCCCAGATAAAAATCGCCAGCAGCGGAAACGCGTATTGCATGAGTTGAAACCATTACGTTGATGAAGGGCGATTATCCCTTGTCTGGATGCAGGCCTATACTTCGAACCGGACAACCTGCCTCTGAAACCGGACAGCATGAACAGTAAACACATCGATCTGCTGGATTTCAGCGAACTGCCGTCGGCGGTGTACTTCCGTTATGCCGATTTCAACGCCCATGAATTTGCTGCGCCGCATCGTCATCCGTGGGGCACGCTGGAGTACGCGGCGCACGGCGTGCTGCACATGGACGTCGACGGCAGCCGCTTCATGTCGCCGCCGCAATACGCGGTGTGGGTGCCGCCGCAGGTCGAGCACAGTTTCTACAGCCATCAACCGGTCAACTATCGCGCGGTGTGCCTTGATCCCAAGGTCTGCACCAATCTGCCTCGGCGTGCCTGCACACTGGCGATCAGCGACATTCTCAAAGCGATTCTCAAGGACTTCGCCGCCCGCGACGTGAAGATTCCCGAACTCGATGCCGATCAGCGACTGGCGCAAGTGTTGGTCGATCAACTGCAACAGGCCCCGGTGCATGAGTGTTATCTGCCCTACGCGAGTAGCCCGGGGTTGTTGGCGATCCTCGAAACCTTGCAGGCCGAGCCGGGCAACAATCAGCCGCTGGCGCATTGGGCGCTGCGAGTGCATGTCAGCGAACGCACGCTGGCCCGGCAATTGGTTCGGGAGCTGGGGATGAGTTTTGGCGAGTGGCGCCAGCGTCTGCGTTATCTCGCCGCGATCGAGGCGCTGGAAACTTCGCGCAGCGTGCAGGAAATCGCTTTTGATCTCGGTTACAGCAGCGGCTCGGCATTTATCGCCATGTTCGCGCGGCAGGCCGGGTGCACGCCGGAGCAGTATCGCCGTAGCCATCTGGAAGGCAGGAAGGTGTAACAGGATTTGGCTACACTCCAGCAGAGGCCGCCCCCCTCGGTGCGGCGACAAGGAGAAAACTCCATGAAGATGTTGCGTGTGCCGTTGTTGATGATTGGTTTGCTCCTGTGTTCCCAGGGTTTCGCCGCCACGGCGCAACAGAACAAGATGACCACCTGCAATGCCGATGCGACCGCCAAGAGTCTGAAAGGCGATGAGCGCAAAACCTTTATGAGCACCTGCCTCAAGGCAACGCCAGCGGCCAACGATGCCAAGGCCCTGACTCCGCAGCAGCAGAAAATGAGCACCTGCAACGCCGATGCGAAAACCAAGGCGCTGACCGGCGATGCACGTAAGGCGTTCATGAGTGATTGCCTGAAGAAAAAATAACTGGATTCGGTGGGGTACCTGGTCGACGCGTCCGCTTGAGATTTGCCCTCACCCTAACCCTCTCCCAGAGGGAGAGGGAACTGACCGCGGTGTTTTCAGATATCCATCGACCTGAACTATCTGGCCGATTCTGGATTCAATACAGGACTGGCAGGTCACCGGATTTCTTCGCCACTCCTCGATCGGTTCCCTCTCCCGGAGGGACAGGGGATTGACCGCGTTGTTTCAAGGCATTCGTCGACCTGAAAAAACCGGTCGATTACGGATTCCACGGCGCTGTTTCAGGTCACTGGATATCCAGAGCATCCCCCAATCGGTCCCCTCTCCCGGAGGGACAGGGGATTGACCGCGTTGTTTCAAGACATTCGTCGACCTGAAAAAACCGGTCGATTATGGATTCCATGGCGCTGTTTCAGGTCACTGGATATCCAGAGCATCCCCCAATCGGTTCCCTCTCCCTCTGGGAGAGGGCTAGGGTGAGGGGGGCTGAAGTACCGCATATACCTAGTGCTTACCCCGGAACGCTGGCAGACTGCCAATCCTTTTACGCCGTTCGTTTTGAGGCTGTATGCCAACGTTTTCTGAGCGTCATGTAGTGTTCTGGGTCAGTTGCATCATCATTTTCGGCGGTTTGCTGCTGGTGCTGCCGCTGCGCTTGTTGCCCAGTCTGTTGGCCGGTTTGCTGGTGTATGAACTGGTCAACATGCTCACTCCGCAACTGCAACGGCTGATCGAAGGCCGCCGCGCGCGCTGGCTGGCGGTGGCGTTGCTGGGGACGTTGGTCGTCAGCGTTCTGGCGCTGATCTTCGCCGGCGCGATCAGTTTTCTCCTGCACGAAGCAGAAAATCCCGGCGCTTCCCTCGATAAATTCATGGGCGTGGTTGATCGCGCACGCGGGCAATTGCCGCCGTTCATCGACGCCTACCTGCCCGCCAGTGCTGCGGAATTTCGCGTGGCGATCGGCGAGTGGATGAGCAAGCACTTGTCCGACCTGCAACTGGTCGGCAAAGACGCGGCGCACATGTTCGTCACGCTGCTGATCGGCATGGTGCTCGGCGCGATCATCGCCTTGCAGCGCATCCCCGACGTGACCAAACGCAAACCGCTGGCCGCCGCGCTGTTTGACCGTTTGCACCTGCTGGTGCAGGCGTTTCGCAACATCGTCTTCGCGCAGATCAAGATTTCCCTGCTCAACACGTTCTTCACCGGAATTTTTCTCGCGGTGATCCTGCCGATGTTCGGCATCAAACTGCCGCTGACCAAAACCCTGATCGTGCTGACCTTCCTGCTCGGCCTGTTGCCGGTGATCGGCAATCTGATGTCGAACACGCTGATCACCATCGTCGGCCTGTCACTGTCGATCTGGGTGGCGATTGCCGCGCTGGGTTATCTGATCTTTATCCACAAGCTCGAGTACTTCCTCAACGCGCGGATTGTCGGCGGGCAGATCAGTGCCAAGTCGTGGGAGTTGCTGCTGGCGATGCTGGTGTTCGAGGCCGCGTTCGGCTTGCCGGGGGTGGTGGCGGGGCCGATTTATTATGCGTACCTGAAGAGTGAGTTGAAGTTGGGAGGAATGGTTTAACAGCAGCTTCGAGTTGCAAGCTTCAAGCTACAAGTAAAAGCAGAAGCGCGAGTCGCAGTGGCTCTTGCTTTTGCTCTTACTTGCCGCTTGCAGCTTAAAACTTGCAGCTGCCGTTAAACGCCATAGCGTTTGCGGGCTTCAATCGCCAATCCGCTACCAATGCTGCCAAAGATATTCCCTTCGACATGCCGCGCATTCGGCAGCATCGCCGAGACGCTGTTGCGCAGCGCCGGAATCCCGCTCGAACCGCCGGTGAAGAACACCGTGTCGACCTGATCCACCGCCACACCGGCATCGTTCAACAGCTGGGTAACACTGCCGCGCACCCGCTCCAGCAGCGCATCAATCGCCGATTCAAACAGCGCTCGGGTCAGCTCAACACTCAAACCGGCTTCGATGCGGTCCAGCGGCACATGGCGGCTGTCGGTATGGGTCAGCTGAATCTTGGTTTCTTCGACTTCCATCGCCAGCCAGTGCCCGGCGCGCTGTTCGATCAGCTTGAACAGGCGATCGATGCCACCGGTGTCTTCGATGTCGTAGCGCATGCTGCCCAGCGCCAGGCTGGATTTCTGCGAATACACCGAGTTGATGGTGTGCCAGGTCGCCAGGTTCATGTGGTGGCTGGTCGGCATGTAGGCGCCGCTCTTCATGCGGCTGCCGTAGCCGAACAGCGGCATCAGGCCTTGCAGGCTCAACTGTTTGTCGAAGTCGGTACCGCCGATGTGCACGCCGCCAGTGGCGAGGATGTCGTCGTGACGGTTATCGAAACCGCGACGCTCCGGCGACAGGCGCACCAGCGAGAAGTCGGAGGTACCACCGCCGATGTCGACGATCAGTACCAGTTCTTCTTTCTCGATGGTCGACTCGTAGTCGAACGCTGCCGCAATCGGTTCGTACTGGAAGGAGACTTCCTTGAAGCCGATCTTCTTGGCCACGTCGACCAAGGTGTCTTCGGCTTCCTGGTCAGCCAGCGGATCGTCATCGACGAAGAACACCGGACGCCCGAGCACCACTTGTTCGAATTCCCGACCGGCGGCGGTTTCCGCACGGCTCTTCAACTGGCCGATGAACAGGCCGAGCAAGTCCTTGAACGGCATTGCCGTGCCGAGCACGCTGGTGTCGTGCTTGATCAGCTTGGAACCGAGCAGGCTTTTCAGCGAGCGCATCAGGCGGCCTTCGTAGCCTTCCAGGTACTCGTGCAGGGCCAGACG from Pseudomonas tensinigenes harbors:
- a CDS encoding AI-2E family transporter; this translates as MPTFSERHVVFWVSCIIIFGGLLLVLPLRLLPSLLAGLLVYELVNMLTPQLQRLIEGRRARWLAVALLGTLVVSVLALIFAGAISFLLHEAENPGASLDKFMGVVDRARGQLPPFIDAYLPASAAEFRVAIGEWMSKHLSDLQLVGKDAAHMFVTLLIGMVLGAIIALQRIPDVTKRKPLAAALFDRLHLLVQAFRNIVFAQIKISLLNTFFTGIFLAVILPMFGIKLPLTKTLIVLTFLLGLLPVIGNLMSNTLITIVGLSLSIWVAIAALGYLIFIHKLEYFLNARIVGGQISAKSWELLLAMLVFEAAFGLPGVVAGPIYYAYLKSELKLGGMV
- a CDS encoding DMT family transporter, which codes for MQYAFPLLAIFIWAGNTVINKLAVGAIFPAEIGFYRWLLAGLLFTPFMLKAVIAHWPQIRPNLGRIFVLGVLGMAVYQSLAYFAATLTTATNMGIILSLMPLMSLAMAIISLGQRLTAGALVGAVLSFAGVLVVVSSGSLGALLQHGVNMGDAMMLIATLAYAIYSTLLKKWQLRLPPLVLLYLQVLVAIVVLFPLYAASPKTGLTLQNIPLVLYACLLASMLAPLAWMQAVQRLGPSRTTLFFNLLPLITALIAAVVLKEQLAMYHLVGGLLTLGGVILSERWTTVLGRKLSVA
- a CDS encoding Hsp70 family protein codes for the protein MKDASPARACGIDFGTSNSTVGWLRPGMETMIALEDDKITLPSVVFFNIEERRPVYGRLALHEYLEGYEGRLMRSLKSLLGSKLIKHDTSVLGTAMPFKDLLGLFIGQLKSRAETAAGREFEQVVLGRPVFFVDDDPLADQEAEDTLVDVAKKIGFKEVSFQYEPIAAAFDYESTIEKEELVLIVDIGGGTSDFSLVRLSPERRGFDNRHDDILATGGVHIGGTDFDKQLSLQGLMPLFGYGSRMKSGAYMPTSHHMNLATWHTINSVYSQKSSLALGSMRYDIEDTGGIDRLFKLIEQRAGHWLAMEVEETKIQLTHTDSRHVPLDRIEAGLSVELTRALFESAIDALLERVRGSVTQLLNDAGVAVDQVDTVFFTGGSSGIPALRNSVSAMLPNARHVEGNIFGSIGSGLAIEARKRYGV
- a CDS encoding ferritin-like domain-containing protein; this encodes MSDDLHLSDVQTLRDRARQHVENGAVTEGYSADREEVLRLLNESLATELVCVLRYKRHYFMANGVKAHVAAEEFLEHATQEAQHADRLAERIVQLGGEPEFNPDMLSKMSHAQYVAGETLKEMVYEDLVAERIAIDSYREIIQYIGEKDPTTRRIFEDILAQEEEHADDMADILNDL
- a CDS encoding DMT family transporter, which encodes MAWLFLLIAAGFEVTFAMGMKYAEGFTRLWPSVITVIAAVGGIYFLTLAMRELPVSIAYPIWTAIGSLGTVFLGFALLGESLTLVKLLSVGLIVAGVVGLK
- a CDS encoding esterase/lipase family protein, which encodes MSTRYPLVLVPGMLGFIRLVLYPYWYGIIKALRRGGATVIAVQVSPLNSTEVRGEQLLAQIDEILRETGAQKVNLFGHSQGSLTARYAAAKRPDLVASVTSVAGPNHGSELADYLQKHYPADSAKGRLLEALLRFVGWLMALLETGYHGPKLPVDIHASHQSLTTEGVALFNQRYPQGLPEMWGGHGPEEVNGVRYYSWSGTLQPGKTDRGGNLFDGTNRSCRLFAKTFVREPGQCDGMVGRYSSHLGTVIGDDYPLDHFDIVNQSLGLVGKGADPVRLFVEHAARLEAAGV
- a CDS encoding FMN-dependent NADH-azoreductase: MSKILAIHASPRGDRSHSRRLAEHFLSAWQVRHPQAQLTRREVGRALIPAVNEAFVAAAFYPEPEARPLSMQADLALSDQLVGELFEHDLLLISTPMYNFSVPSGLKAWVDQIVRLGLTFDHTLDNGVAQYTPLLQGKKALIVTSRGGFGFGPGGELEALNHADPWLRTALGFIGINDVTVVAAEGEESAERTFAVSVAETEQRLLDLARVF
- a CDS encoding LysR substrate-binding domain-containing protein, with the translated sequence MFASLPLTALRAFESASRLLSFKAAAEELSVTPTAISHQIRSLEDWLGVALFERLPRQVRLTEGGERLFRSLHGALLEVAQSVDTLRPQRNASTLTLSTTAAFAALWLVPRLGRFYAQHPNINVRLDTHCEVIDLHQDASVDLVLRYSLDDYPNLYGLCLFDESFGVYGSPEQVALAARRTPTLISVRWHNSKLYAHGWEAWCAKAGENWLNQQPAVREYDEEHYALQAAIAGQGLVLASNILVSESVTSGLLLPYKGEVQVDGAGYSALCVPGRERHPPVRAFFAWLRGEAVLSGLAPRSQPSAAPTGVA
- a CDS encoding AraC family transcriptional regulator, with the protein product MNSKHIDLLDFSELPSAVYFRYADFNAHEFAAPHRHPWGTLEYAAHGVLHMDVDGSRFMSPPQYAVWVPPQVEHSFYSHQPVNYRAVCLDPKVCTNLPRRACTLAISDILKAILKDFAARDVKIPELDADQRLAQVLVDQLQQAPVHECYLPYASSPGLLAILETLQAEPGNNQPLAHWALRVHVSERTLARQLVRELGMSFGEWRQRLRYLAAIEALETSRSVQEIAFDLGYSSGSAFIAMFARQAGCTPEQYRRSHLEGRKV
- a CDS encoding PsiF family protein, which encodes MKMLRVPLLMIGLLLCSQGFAATAQQNKMTTCNADATAKSLKGDERKTFMSTCLKATPAANDAKALTPQQQKMSTCNADAKTKALTGDARKAFMSDCLKKK
- a CDS encoding AsmA family protein, which produces MTRTGKIFSWTFVILVLLLAVLVLIIVFFDWNRIKPPLNAKVSEELHRPFAINGNLAVIWQREPDEGGWRAWVPWPHVVAEDLSLGNPDWSKKPQMVTLKRVELRISPLALLAQRVVIPRIDLTEPNAELQRLADGRANWTFKFDPKDPNAEPSNWVVDIGAIGFDKGHVTLDDQTLKTNLDVLIDPLGKPIPYSDIVGAKAAKTAQDKGGAPQDYAFALKVKGQYHGEKLSGQGKIGGLLALQDASKPFPLQAQAKIGDTSIELAGTLTDPLNLGALDLRLKLAGASLGNLYPLTGVTLPDTPPYATDGHLIAKLHDEGGAKFTYEQFNGKIGSSDIHGDLTYVASQPRPKLSGALLSNQLLFADLAPLIGADSNDKQKARGGDSKQPADKVLPVEEFKTDRWRAMDADVEFTGKRIVHSEKLPFNDLYTHLKLNDGELSLEPLRFGVAGGNLDAQIRLNGRTEPLEGRAKLTARRFKLKELFPTFEPMKTSFGELNGDADISGRGNSVAKLLGGANGKLKMLINDGAISRELMELAGLNVGNYVVGKIFGDKEVKINCAAADFDIKTGLATTQLFVFDTENAIIYIDGTANMATEQLDLTVTPESKGWRLISLRSPLYVRGKFIKPDAGVKAVPLLLRGAGMVALGVIAAPAAGLLALVAPSGGEPNQCAPLLEQMKAGKAPVTVKPTK